One region of Prinia subflava isolate CZ2003 ecotype Zambia chromosome 6, Cam_Psub_1.2, whole genome shotgun sequence genomic DNA includes:
- the SLC11A1 gene encoding natural resistance-associated macrophage protein 1, which yields MASLEPGLSKSLNGGQEQSYSTGRSARPLQRPGTRDQTYLDELISIPKGGGPGFSFRKLWAFTGPGFLMSIAYLDPGNVESDLQCGALAGFKLLWVLLWATILGLLCQRLAIRLGVVTGKDLAEICYLYYPKVPRVLLWLMIEIAIIGSDMQEVIGTAIAFSLLSAGRIPLWGGVLITIVDTLFFLFLDKYGLRKLEAFFGLLITIMALSFGYEYVVVRPAQVEVLKGIFLPHCPGCGRKELLQAMGILGAIIMPHNIFLHSSLVKTRVIDRTKKEAVQEANMYFLTESCLALFVSFLINLFVMAVFGEAFYCQRNEDVHNKCVNSSISHYADIFPTNNNTVSVDIYQGGVILGCYFGAVALYIWGIGILAAGQSSTMTGTYAGQFVMEGFLQLRWSRFTRVLFTRSFAILPTVFVAAFKDVSHLTGMNDLLNVLQSILLPFAVLPVLTFTSLHPLMQDFSNSLPGKVLMTLITGLVCAINVYFVVDFLPTLHGLEYHIPLGLLLAAYLAFITYLIWTCSIAHGARFLARGRHSRFNFGLALEPTGTR from the exons ATGGCATCACTGGAACCAG GCCTCAGCAAGTCCCTGAACGGGGGCCAAGAGCAGAGTTACAGCACTGGCAGGAGTGCCAGACCCCTGCAGCGCCCTGGCACTCGGGACCAGACCTACCTGGATGAGCTCATCAGCATCCCCAAGGGCGGTGGG CCTGGGTTCAGCTTTAGGAAACTCTGGGCTTTCACCGGTCCCGGCTTCCTCATGAGCATCGCCTACTTGGACCCAGGCAACGTGGAGTCAGACTTGCAGTGCGGGGCCCTGGCGGGATTCAAG ctgctgtgggtgctgctgtgggccaccatcctggggctgctgtgccagcgCCTGGCCATCCGTCTAGGCGTGGTGACGGGGAAGGACCTGGCTGAGATTTGCTACCTCTATTACCCCAAG gtgCCCCGCGTGCTGCTGTGGCTCATGATTGAGATCGCCATCATTGGCTCCGACATGCAGGAGGTGATCGGGACAGCCATTGCTTTCAGCTTGCTCTCAGCTGGCCG CATCCCTCTCTGGGGTGGGGTCCTTATCACCATCGTGGAcactctcttcttcctcttcctcgaTAAGTACG GGCTCCGCAAACTGGAGGCTTTCTTCGGCCTCCTCATCACCATCATGGCCCTGAGTTTTGGTTATGAG TACGTGGTGGTGAGGCCAGCGCAGGTGGAGGTGCTGAAGGGCATtttcctgccccactgcccGGGCTGTGGGcgaaaggagctgctgcaggctaTGGGCATCCTTGGTGCCATCATTATGCCCCATAACATCTTCCTCCACTCCTCCTTGGTCAAG ACACGGGTGATTGACCGGACCAAGAAGGAGGCAGTGCAGGAGGCCAACATGTATTTCCTGACCGAGTCCTGCCTGGCCCTCTTTGTCTCCTTCCTCATCAACCTCTTTGTCATGGCTGTCTTCGGAGAGGCTTTCTACTGCCAGCGAAATGAGGATGTG CACAACAAGTGCGTCAACAGCAGCATCAGTCACTACGCCGACATCTTCCCCACCAACAACAACACAGTCTCTGTGGATATCTACCAGGGG ggcGTCATCCTGGGCTGCTATTTCGGGGCAGTGGCATTGTACATCTGGGGCATCGGGatcctggcagcaggacagagctccACAATGACTGGGACTTACGCGGGGCAGTTCGTCATGGag GGCTTCCTGCAGCTCCGCTGGTCCCGCTTCACCCGGGTGCTCTTCACCCGCTCCTTTGCCATCCTGCCCACTGTCTTTGTGGCCGCTTTCAAGGATGTCAGCCACCTCACAGGCATGAATGACCTGCTCAACGTCCTGCAGAGCATCCTG CTGCCTTTTGCCGTCCTGCCTGTCCTCACCTTCACCAGCCTGCACCCGCTCATGCAGGATTTCAGCAACAGCCT CCCAGGGAAGGTGCTGATGACCCTCATCACGGGGTTGGTCTGCGCCATCAACGTTTACTTCGTGGTGGACTTCTTGCCAACACTGCACGGCCTGGAATACCACATTCCCCTGGGCCTGCTACTGGCTGCCTACCTGGCTTTCATCACCTACCTG ATCTGGACATGCAGCATCGCGCACGGAGCCCGGTTCCTGGCCAGGGGCCGCCACAGCCGGTTCAATTTTGGTCTCGCCCTCGAGCCGACAGGGACACGGTGA
- the CATIP gene encoding ciliogenesis-associated TTC17-interacting protein isoform X1, whose amino-acid sequence MEPPLESARETPTTADTAAEFLSLIGLEELEWCLFAETLAVVAVGDPLRDKAEGQWWMAAQWAPYQREGEPVQSCILVQTRFRGKQDGVPVNSTLKAYVTWQLETLEQEEQECLELRPHPTEKTTHIVSHEHGMTVMKTLRQGEVSLQAEPQCLGFSYSRDKLRGVLLEGASLLLLRVLARRQTMPADLVFPAINTEGDLCTSSYSALGIQRQAVGSAETEVLVIKRAVHTSTGASTVWHGSFLPNGHLAQLMQVGSPVLMLQQDESILSKSGLSPNSPSPKSPWTGRKTCSSTPVSWTGRMSCNYPMLPTSSSTPRSGHCCLTSSRRCSSSSHMTPSPLLQNSLPTSGPLGPPMLPVRLPAPSPTPHLDTLQLTANKAAGTACPVLFALGNLRLGEGRWS is encoded by the exons ATGGAGCCCCCTCTCGAGAGCGCACGGGAGACGCCGACCACGGCGGACACTGCTGCCGAGTTCCTGAGCCTCATCG ggctggaagagCTGGAGTGGTGCCTGTTTGCTGAGACGCTGGCAGTGGTGGCCGTGGGGGACCCACTAAGGGACAAGGCAGAGGGCCAGTGGTGGATGGCAGCCCAGTGGGCACCCTACCAGCGGGAAGGTGAGCCGGTGCAGAGCTGCATCCTGGTGCAAACCAGGTTCCGAGGCAAGCAGGATGGTGTGCCTGTCAACAGCACCCTCAAAG CTTATGTGACCTGGCAGCTGGAgaccctggagcaggaggagcaggagtgcTTGGAG CTCAGACCACACCCCACAGAGAAGACGACCCACATTGTGAGCCACGAGCATGGCATGACTGTCATGAAGACCCTGCGGCAGGGAGAG gtctctctgcaggcagagccacagTGCCTGGGCTTCTCCTACAGCCGGGACAAGCTGCGGGGAGTGCTGCTGGAGGGtgccagcctcctgctgctgcgGGTGCTGGCACGCCGGCAGACGATGCCCGCCGACCTTGTCTTCCCAGCCATCAACACCGAGGGCGACCTCTGCACCTCCAGCTAT TCTGCCCTGGGCATCCAGCGGCAGGCAGTGGGCTCGGCAGAGACAGAGGTGTTGGTGATCAAGCGAGCCGTGCACACCAGCACCGGCGCCTCCACTGTCTGGCACGGCAGCTTCCTCCCCAACGG GCATTTGGCTCAGCTGATGCAGGTTGGCTCCCCAGTGCTGATGCTTCAACAGGATGAGTCCATCCTCAGCAAGTCAG GTTTGAGTCCAAACTCCCCTTCCCCAAAGAGCCCCTGGACTGGGAGGAAGACATGCAGCTCTACTCCTGTTTCCTGGACAGGAAG GATGAGCTGCAACTATCCCATGCTGCCTACCTCCAGCAGCACCCCGAGGTCCGGGCACTGCTGTCTGACTTCCTCCAGGCGttgctcctccagcagccacatGACCCCATCTCCTTTGCTGCAGAATTCTTTGCCCACCAGCGGCCCTTTGGGACCCCCTATGCTTCCAGTGAGGctgccagccccttccccaaCTCCCCACCTGGACACTCTCCAGCTGACAGCAAATAAAGCAGCCGGCACTGCCTGTCCAGTCTTGTTTGCTTTGGGGAACCTGAGGCTTGGGGAGGGCAGgtggagctga
- the CATIP gene encoding ciliogenesis-associated TTC17-interacting protein isoform X2, with the protein MEPPLESARETPTTADTAAEFLSLIGLEELEWCLFAETLAVVAVGDPLRDKAEGQWWMAAQWAPYQREGEPVQSCILVQTRFRGKQDGVPVNSTLKAYVTWQLETLEQEEQECLELRPHPTEKTTHIVSHEHGMTVMKTLRQGEAEPQCLGFSYSRDKLRGVLLEGASLLLLRVLARRQTMPADLVFPAINTEGDLCTSSYSALGIQRQAVGSAETEVLVIKRAVHTSTGASTVWHGSFLPNGHLAQLMQVGSPVLMLQQDESILSKSGLSPNSPSPKSPWTGRKTCSSTPVSWTGRMSCNYPMLPTSSSTPRSGHCCLTSSRRCSSSSHMTPSPLLQNSLPTSGPLGPPMLPVRLPAPSPTPHLDTLQLTANKAAGTACPVLFALGNLRLGEGRWS; encoded by the exons ATGGAGCCCCCTCTCGAGAGCGCACGGGAGACGCCGACCACGGCGGACACTGCTGCCGAGTTCCTGAGCCTCATCG ggctggaagagCTGGAGTGGTGCCTGTTTGCTGAGACGCTGGCAGTGGTGGCCGTGGGGGACCCACTAAGGGACAAGGCAGAGGGCCAGTGGTGGATGGCAGCCCAGTGGGCACCCTACCAGCGGGAAGGTGAGCCGGTGCAGAGCTGCATCCTGGTGCAAACCAGGTTCCGAGGCAAGCAGGATGGTGTGCCTGTCAACAGCACCCTCAAAG CTTATGTGACCTGGCAGCTGGAgaccctggagcaggaggagcaggagtgcTTGGAG CTCAGACCACACCCCACAGAGAAGACGACCCACATTGTGAGCCACGAGCATGGCATGACTGTCATGAAGACCCTGCGGCAGGGAGAG gcagagccacagTGCCTGGGCTTCTCCTACAGCCGGGACAAGCTGCGGGGAGTGCTGCTGGAGGGtgccagcctcctgctgctgcgGGTGCTGGCACGCCGGCAGACGATGCCCGCCGACCTTGTCTTCCCAGCCATCAACACCGAGGGCGACCTCTGCACCTCCAGCTAT TCTGCCCTGGGCATCCAGCGGCAGGCAGTGGGCTCGGCAGAGACAGAGGTGTTGGTGATCAAGCGAGCCGTGCACACCAGCACCGGCGCCTCCACTGTCTGGCACGGCAGCTTCCTCCCCAACGG GCATTTGGCTCAGCTGATGCAGGTTGGCTCCCCAGTGCTGATGCTTCAACAGGATGAGTCCATCCTCAGCAAGTCAG GTTTGAGTCCAAACTCCCCTTCCCCAAAGAGCCCCTGGACTGGGAGGAAGACATGCAGCTCTACTCCTGTTTCCTGGACAGGAAG GATGAGCTGCAACTATCCCATGCTGCCTACCTCCAGCAGCACCCCGAGGTCCGGGCACTGCTGTCTGACTTCCTCCAGGCGttgctcctccagcagccacatGACCCCATCTCCTTTGCTGCAGAATTCTTTGCCCACCAGCGGCCCTTTGGGACCCCCTATGCTTCCAGTGAGGctgccagccccttccccaaCTCCCCACCTGGACACTCTCCAGCTGACAGCAAATAAAGCAGCCGGCACTGCCTGTCCAGTCTTGTTTGCTTTGGGGAACCTGAGGCTTGGGGAGGGCAGgtggagctga
- the CATIP gene encoding ciliogenesis-associated TTC17-interacting protein isoform X5 produces the protein MEPPLESARETPTTADTAAEFLSLIGLEELEWCLFAETLAVVAVGDPLRDKAEGQWWMAAQWAPYQREGEPVQSCILVQTRFRGKQDGVPVNSTLKAYVTWQLETLEQEEQECLELRPHPTEKTTHIVSHEHGMTVMKTLRQGEVSLQAEPQCLGFSYSRDKLRGVLLEGASLLLLRVLARRQTMPADLVFPAINTEGDLCTSSYSALGIQRQAVGSAETEVLVIKRAVHTSTGASTVWHGSFLPNGHLAQLMQVGSPVLMLQQDESILSKSEFFAHQRPFGTPYASSEAASPFPNSPPGHSPADSK, from the exons ATGGAGCCCCCTCTCGAGAGCGCACGGGAGACGCCGACCACGGCGGACACTGCTGCCGAGTTCCTGAGCCTCATCG ggctggaagagCTGGAGTGGTGCCTGTTTGCTGAGACGCTGGCAGTGGTGGCCGTGGGGGACCCACTAAGGGACAAGGCAGAGGGCCAGTGGTGGATGGCAGCCCAGTGGGCACCCTACCAGCGGGAAGGTGAGCCGGTGCAGAGCTGCATCCTGGTGCAAACCAGGTTCCGAGGCAAGCAGGATGGTGTGCCTGTCAACAGCACCCTCAAAG CTTATGTGACCTGGCAGCTGGAgaccctggagcaggaggagcaggagtgcTTGGAG CTCAGACCACACCCCACAGAGAAGACGACCCACATTGTGAGCCACGAGCATGGCATGACTGTCATGAAGACCCTGCGGCAGGGAGAG gtctctctgcaggcagagccacagTGCCTGGGCTTCTCCTACAGCCGGGACAAGCTGCGGGGAGTGCTGCTGGAGGGtgccagcctcctgctgctgcgGGTGCTGGCACGCCGGCAGACGATGCCCGCCGACCTTGTCTTCCCAGCCATCAACACCGAGGGCGACCTCTGCACCTCCAGCTAT TCTGCCCTGGGCATCCAGCGGCAGGCAGTGGGCTCGGCAGAGACAGAGGTGTTGGTGATCAAGCGAGCCGTGCACACCAGCACCGGCGCCTCCACTGTCTGGCACGGCAGCTTCCTCCCCAACGG GCATTTGGCTCAGCTGATGCAGGTTGGCTCCCCAGTGCTGATGCTTCAACAGGATGAGTCCATCCTCAGCAAGTCAG AATTCTTTGCCCACCAGCGGCCCTTTGGGACCCCCTATGCTTCCAGTGAGGctgccagccccttccccaaCTCCCCACCTGGACACTCTCCAGCTGACAGCAAATAA
- the CATIP gene encoding ciliogenesis-associated TTC17-interacting protein isoform X3 yields MEPPLESARETPTTADTAAEFLSLIGLEELEWCLFAETLAVVAVGDPLRDKAEGQWWMAAQWAPYQREGEPVQSCILVQTRFRGKQDGVPVNSTLKAYVTWQLETLEQEEQECLELRPHPTEKTTHIVSHEHGMTVMKTLRQGEVSLQAEPQCLGFSYSRDKLRGVLLEGASLLLLRVLARRQTMPADLVFPAINTEGDLCTSSYSALGIQRQAVGSAETEVLVIKRAVHTSTGASTVWHGSFLPNGHLAQLMQVGSPVLMLQQDESILSKSGRFESKLPFPKEPLDWEEDMQLYSCFLDRKDELQLSHAAYLQQHPEVRALLSDFLQALLLQQPHDPISFAAEFFAHQRPFGTPYASSEAASPFPNSPPGHSPADSK; encoded by the exons ATGGAGCCCCCTCTCGAGAGCGCACGGGAGACGCCGACCACGGCGGACACTGCTGCCGAGTTCCTGAGCCTCATCG ggctggaagagCTGGAGTGGTGCCTGTTTGCTGAGACGCTGGCAGTGGTGGCCGTGGGGGACCCACTAAGGGACAAGGCAGAGGGCCAGTGGTGGATGGCAGCCCAGTGGGCACCCTACCAGCGGGAAGGTGAGCCGGTGCAGAGCTGCATCCTGGTGCAAACCAGGTTCCGAGGCAAGCAGGATGGTGTGCCTGTCAACAGCACCCTCAAAG CTTATGTGACCTGGCAGCTGGAgaccctggagcaggaggagcaggagtgcTTGGAG CTCAGACCACACCCCACAGAGAAGACGACCCACATTGTGAGCCACGAGCATGGCATGACTGTCATGAAGACCCTGCGGCAGGGAGAG gtctctctgcaggcagagccacagTGCCTGGGCTTCTCCTACAGCCGGGACAAGCTGCGGGGAGTGCTGCTGGAGGGtgccagcctcctgctgctgcgGGTGCTGGCACGCCGGCAGACGATGCCCGCCGACCTTGTCTTCCCAGCCATCAACACCGAGGGCGACCTCTGCACCTCCAGCTAT TCTGCCCTGGGCATCCAGCGGCAGGCAGTGGGCTCGGCAGAGACAGAGGTGTTGGTGATCAAGCGAGCCGTGCACACCAGCACCGGCGCCTCCACTGTCTGGCACGGCAGCTTCCTCCCCAACGG GCATTTGGCTCAGCTGATGCAGGTTGGCTCCCCAGTGCTGATGCTTCAACAGGATGAGTCCATCCTCAGCAAGTCAG GTAGGTTTGAGTCCAAACTCCCCTTCCCCAAAGAGCCCCTGGACTGGGAGGAAGACATGCAGCTCTACTCCTGTTTCCTGGACAGGAAG GATGAGCTGCAACTATCCCATGCTGCCTACCTCCAGCAGCACCCCGAGGTCCGGGCACTGCTGTCTGACTTCCTCCAGGCGttgctcctccagcagccacatGACCCCATCTCCTTTGCTGCAGAATTCTTTGCCCACCAGCGGCCCTTTGGGACCCCCTATGCTTCCAGTGAGGctgccagccccttccccaaCTCCCCACCTGGACACTCTCCAGCTGACAGCAAATAA
- the CATIP gene encoding ciliogenesis-associated TTC17-interacting protein isoform X4 has product MEPPLESARETPTTADTAAEFLSLIGLEELEWCLFAETLAVVAVGDPLRDKAEGQWWMAAQWAPYQREGEPVQSCILVQTRFRGKQDGVPVNSTLKAYVTWQLETLEQEEQECLELRPHPTEKTTHIVSHEHGMTVMKTLRQGEAEPQCLGFSYSRDKLRGVLLEGASLLLLRVLARRQTMPADLVFPAINTEGDLCTSSYSALGIQRQAVGSAETEVLVIKRAVHTSTGASTVWHGSFLPNGHLAQLMQVGSPVLMLQQDESILSKSGRFESKLPFPKEPLDWEEDMQLYSCFLDRKDELQLSHAAYLQQHPEVRALLSDFLQALLLQQPHDPISFAAEFFAHQRPFGTPYASSEAASPFPNSPPGHSPADSK; this is encoded by the exons ATGGAGCCCCCTCTCGAGAGCGCACGGGAGACGCCGACCACGGCGGACACTGCTGCCGAGTTCCTGAGCCTCATCG ggctggaagagCTGGAGTGGTGCCTGTTTGCTGAGACGCTGGCAGTGGTGGCCGTGGGGGACCCACTAAGGGACAAGGCAGAGGGCCAGTGGTGGATGGCAGCCCAGTGGGCACCCTACCAGCGGGAAGGTGAGCCGGTGCAGAGCTGCATCCTGGTGCAAACCAGGTTCCGAGGCAAGCAGGATGGTGTGCCTGTCAACAGCACCCTCAAAG CTTATGTGACCTGGCAGCTGGAgaccctggagcaggaggagcaggagtgcTTGGAG CTCAGACCACACCCCACAGAGAAGACGACCCACATTGTGAGCCACGAGCATGGCATGACTGTCATGAAGACCCTGCGGCAGGGAGAG gcagagccacagTGCCTGGGCTTCTCCTACAGCCGGGACAAGCTGCGGGGAGTGCTGCTGGAGGGtgccagcctcctgctgctgcgGGTGCTGGCACGCCGGCAGACGATGCCCGCCGACCTTGTCTTCCCAGCCATCAACACCGAGGGCGACCTCTGCACCTCCAGCTAT TCTGCCCTGGGCATCCAGCGGCAGGCAGTGGGCTCGGCAGAGACAGAGGTGTTGGTGATCAAGCGAGCCGTGCACACCAGCACCGGCGCCTCCACTGTCTGGCACGGCAGCTTCCTCCCCAACGG GCATTTGGCTCAGCTGATGCAGGTTGGCTCCCCAGTGCTGATGCTTCAACAGGATGAGTCCATCCTCAGCAAGTCAG GTAGGTTTGAGTCCAAACTCCCCTTCCCCAAAGAGCCCCTGGACTGGGAGGAAGACATGCAGCTCTACTCCTGTTTCCTGGACAGGAAG GATGAGCTGCAACTATCCCATGCTGCCTACCTCCAGCAGCACCCCGAGGTCCGGGCACTGCTGTCTGACTTCCTCCAGGCGttgctcctccagcagccacatGACCCCATCTCCTTTGCTGCAGAATTCTTTGCCCACCAGCGGCCCTTTGGGACCCCCTATGCTTCCAGTGAGGctgccagccccttccccaaCTCCCCACCTGGACACTCTCCAGCTGACAGCAAATAA
- the PNKD gene encoding probable hydrolase PNKD isoform X2 → MAAARGGLRGLLAAARPSACPAKAWGRPDPRGTRLFGQSCHRPAGQRARQEPGGGGLPEGVEYIPTRKKGKNPMKPVGVAWYSLYARTRLGYLFYQRQVKKARERYPHGHSVPQPYCLPGVKILPIPVLSNNYSYLVIDTGSSQAAVIDPSDPLAVQAAIEEEGVILKAIFCTHKHWDHSGGNEALCQKHSSCRVYGSALDAIPQLTNPLTDREKVSVGCLTFEALATPGHTVGHMVYVLDGAPFGSPACLFSGDLLFLAGCGRPFEGSPETMLASLDVAVGLGDDTLLWPGHEYALECLTFASLLELDNSALEEKLQWAVQQRQEKRSTCPSTLGEEQTYNPFLRTHRPELQEALGLWQGSGEDPDAFRARVLKEVRRRKDLYQAT, encoded by the exons ATGGCGGCGGCGCGAGGCGGATTGCGGG GACTGCTGGCGGCAGCAAGACCTTCAGCGTGTCCTGCCAAGGCCTGGGGGCGGCCGGACCCCCGGGGAACACGGCTTTttgggcagagctgccaccGACCAGCGGGACAACGGGCTCGTCAGGAGCCTGGCGGTGGGGGGCTCCCCGAGGGGGTGGAGTACATCCCCACACGCAAGAAGGGCAAGAACCCGATGAAGCCGGTGGGGGTGGCCTG GTACAGCCTGTATGCCCGCACACGCCTGGGCTACCTCTTCTACCAGCGGCAGGTGAAGAAGGCCCGGGAGCGGTACCCGCACGGCCACTCCGTGCCCCAGCCATACTGCCTCCCTG GGGTGAAAATCCTGCCCATTCCGGTGCTCTCCAACAACTACAGCTACCTGGTCATCGACACTGGCTCCAGCCAAGCAGCTGTCATCGACCCCTCTGACCCGCTGGCTGTACAG GCTGCCATTGAAGAAGAGGGGGTGATTCTGAAGGCCATAttctgcacacacaaacactg GGACCACAGCGGAGGGAACGAGGCACTCTGCCagaagcacagctcctgcagggtgtATGGCAGCGCTCTCGATGCCATCCCACAGCTCACCAA CCCACTCACAGACAGGGAGAAGGTGAGCGTGGGCTGCCTGACCTTCGAGGCGCTCGCCACTCCTGGCCACACTGTGGGCCACATGGTGTATGTGCTGGACGGGGCCCCCTTCGGCAGCCCCGCCTGCCTCTTCTCCGGGGACCTCCTCTTCCTTGCTGGCTGTG GCAGGCCGTTTGAGGGCTCCCCTGAGACCATGCTCGCCTCCCTGGATGTGGCCGTGGGCTTGGGCGACGACACGCTGCTTTGGCCTG GCCACGAATATGCACTGGAGTGCCTGACCTTCGCCAGCCTCCTGGAGCTGGACAATTCCGCgctggaggagaagctgcagtgGGCAGTGCAGCAACGCCAGGAGAAGAGGAGCACG TGCCCCTCCACGCTGGGGGAAGAGCAGACCTACAACCCCTTCCTGCGGACCCACCGGCCggagctgcaggaggcactgggactgtggcagggcagtggggaggaCCCTGACGCCTTCCGTGCCCGTGTCCTCAAGGAGGTGCGGAGGCGCAAGGATCTCTACCAAGCCACCTAG
- the PNKD gene encoding probable hydrolase PNKD isoform X1: MAAGPGGAAAAAAAGARGLGAACLRLLRRARRAAAALMAFAVPLLFRLGYSLYARTRLGYLFYQRQVKKARERYPHGHSVPQPYCLPGVKILPIPVLSNNYSYLVIDTGSSQAAVIDPSDPLAVQAAIEEEGVILKAIFCTHKHWDHSGGNEALCQKHSSCRVYGSALDAIPQLTNPLTDREKVSVGCLTFEALATPGHTVGHMVYVLDGAPFGSPACLFSGDLLFLAGCGRPFEGSPETMLASLDVAVGLGDDTLLWPGHEYALECLTFASLLELDNSALEEKLQWAVQQRQEKRSTCPSTLGEEQTYNPFLRTHRPELQEALGLWQGSGEDPDAFRARVLKEVRRRKDLYQAT; this comes from the exons ATggccgcggggcccggcggggcggcggcggcggcagcggccggggcGCGCGGGCTCGGGGCCGCCTGCCTGCGCCTCctccgccgcgcccgccgcgccgccgccgcgctcaTGGCATTCGCCGTCCCGCTGCTCTTCCGCCTGGG GTACAGCCTGTATGCCCGCACACGCCTGGGCTACCTCTTCTACCAGCGGCAGGTGAAGAAGGCCCGGGAGCGGTACCCGCACGGCCACTCCGTGCCCCAGCCATACTGCCTCCCTG GGGTGAAAATCCTGCCCATTCCGGTGCTCTCCAACAACTACAGCTACCTGGTCATCGACACTGGCTCCAGCCAAGCAGCTGTCATCGACCCCTCTGACCCGCTGGCTGTACAG GCTGCCATTGAAGAAGAGGGGGTGATTCTGAAGGCCATAttctgcacacacaaacactg GGACCACAGCGGAGGGAACGAGGCACTCTGCCagaagcacagctcctgcagggtgtATGGCAGCGCTCTCGATGCCATCCCACAGCTCACCAA CCCACTCACAGACAGGGAGAAGGTGAGCGTGGGCTGCCTGACCTTCGAGGCGCTCGCCACTCCTGGCCACACTGTGGGCCACATGGTGTATGTGCTGGACGGGGCCCCCTTCGGCAGCCCCGCCTGCCTCTTCTCCGGGGACCTCCTCTTCCTTGCTGGCTGTG GCAGGCCGTTTGAGGGCTCCCCTGAGACCATGCTCGCCTCCCTGGATGTGGCCGTGGGCTTGGGCGACGACACGCTGCTTTGGCCTG GCCACGAATATGCACTGGAGTGCCTGACCTTCGCCAGCCTCCTGGAGCTGGACAATTCCGCgctggaggagaagctgcagtgGGCAGTGCAGCAACGCCAGGAGAAGAGGAGCACG TGCCCCTCCACGCTGGGGGAAGAGCAGACCTACAACCCCTTCCTGCGGACCCACCGGCCggagctgcaggaggcactgggactgtggcagggcagtggggaggaCCCTGACGCCTTCCGTGCCCGTGTCCTCAAGGAGGTGCGGAGGCGCAAGGATCTCTACCAAGCCACCTAG
- the TMBIM1 gene encoding protein lifeguard 3, with protein sequence MSQPSAPPPYDDKNPLYPPPPAGYPQPPHYAGGYPQPGGYPAGPGYAHPGGYPASGGYPHPGMAMPTMPMRFGDNGLGDGSHFQSVDWDDRKVRHTFIRKVYAIISLQLLVTVGIISVFTFVEPVSSFVRRNVAIYYASYAVFLVTYLVLACCQGPRRRFPWNIILLSIFTLAMGLMTGTIASMYRTNAVLIAMLITAIVAIVVTIFCFQTKVDFTSCPGLFCVLGIVVMVTGIITAIVLSFKYVPWLHMLYAAIGAIAFTLFLAYDTQLVLGNRKNTLSPEEYIYGALTIYTDIIYIFTFILQIVGRD encoded by the exons ATGTCACAGCCCAGCGCACCTCCACCCTACGATGACAAGAACCCCCTCTACCCCCCGCCCCCTGCGGGGTACCCCCAGCCCCCCCACTATGCTGGGGGGTACCCGCAGCCAGGGGGTTACCCTGCAGGGCCGGGGTACGCACACCCAGGGGGGTATCCGGCATCAGGGGGGTACCCCCATCCGGGCATGGCCATGCCCACCATGCCTATGCGGTTTG GTGACAACGGCCTTGGGGATGGCTCTCACTTCCAATCAGTTGACTGGGACGATAGGAAAGTCCGGCACACCTTCATCCGCAAG GTCTATGCCAtcatctccctgcagctcctggtgacAGTGGGAATCATTTCTGTGTTCACCTTTGT cGAACCTGTCAGCTCCTTCGTCCGCCGGAATGTCGCCATCTACTACGCCTCATA TGCTGTGTTCCTGGTGACCTACCTGGTGCTGGCCTGCTGCCAGGGTCCCCG GAGACGCTTCCCCTGGAATATTATCCTGCTGAGCATCTTT ACGCTGGCCATGGGGCTGATGACAGGCACAATTGCCAG CATGTACCGGACCAACGCTGTCCTGATTGCCATGCTCATCACCGCCATTGTGGCCATCGTTGTGACCATCTTCTGCTTCCAGACCAAG GTTGATTTCACATCGTGTCCGGGGCTATTCTGCGTGCTGGGCATCGTGGTCATGGTGACCGGGATCATCACCGCCATCGTCCTTTCCTTCAAATAT GTCCCCTGGCTCCACATGCTGTATGCAGCCATTGGGGCCATCGCATTCACACTG ttcCTTGCTTATGACACCCAACTTGTGCTGGGGAACAGGAAGAACACACTGAGTCCAGAGGAGTATATCTATGGTGCCCTCACCATCTACACTGACATCATCTACATCTTCACCTTCATCCTGCAGATAGTGGGCCGGGATTAG